One part of the Salvelinus sp. IW2-2015 linkage group LG28, ASM291031v2, whole genome shotgun sequence genome encodes these proteins:
- the LOC111954192 gene encoding potassium channel subfamily K member 10-like, translated as MKFPTENPRKPGNPNPTPVAVQTNLFPPKKVQPGMMSASLVQASVATMQNPMGCTVPRLSPSRPASMVASMEAVGEDGSPLFTVMKWKTVVAVFVVVVAYLVGGGLMFRALEQPFESNQKVTITAEKAAFLQKHPCVSPAELEVLIKHSVDAVNAGVSPIGDTSYNSSHWDLGSAFFFAGTVITTIGYGNIAPSTEGGKIFCILYAIFGIPLFGFLLAGVGDQLGTIFVKSIAKVEKMFRHKQNQISQTKIRVASTLLFILAGCILFVTIPAVIFKHIEGWTGLEAIYFVVITLTTIGIGDYVAGGDRRVVYRNWYRPLVWFWILVGLAYFAAVLSMIGDWLRVLSKKTKEEVGEIKAHAAEWKANVRAEFRETRRRLSVEVSDKLQRTATIRSMERRQLGLDQWAVSTDMLSPERRAAFNSLDTNPYKTSSQESIDMKLNNLRLRGAECDPRRSESVASSDDNIFNRLGSVTKLAKRNKNRELKKNIPDELQCRPFSTPPMEMGKRKEEEEEEEEEEDEGLDKKFNTSMSDLPLFVEVCKPQNGFTVPFIPLQTKEKKTEGETLQLEEKELRIQMDP; from the exons ATGAAATTTCCCACGGAGAACCCAAGAAAACCAGGGAATCCCAACCCTACGCCAG TGGCGGTCCAGACCAACCTGTTCCCGCCCAAGAAGGTCCAGCCAGGCATGATGAGTGCCAGCCTGGTCCAGGCCAGTGTGGCCACCATGCAGAACCCCATGGGCTGCACAGTGCCCCGGCTCTCTCCATCGCGACCTGCCAGCATGGTGGCCAGCATGGAGGCGGTGGGCGAGGATGGCTCGCCCCTTTTCACGGTCATGAAGTGGAAGACCGTGGTGGCGGTGTTTGTGGTGGTGGTTGCCTATCTGGTGGGGGGAGGCCTGATGTTCCGGGCCCTGGAGCAGCCTTTCGAGAGCAACCAGAAGGTGACCATCACCGCAGAGAAGGCGGCGTTCCTGCAGAAGCACCCCTGTGTCTCACCGGCGGAGCTGGAGGTGCTTATCAAG CACTCTGTAGATGCAGTGAATGCTGGGGTCAGCCCGATAGGAGACACATCCTATAACTCCAGTCACTGGGACCTGGGCAGTGCCTTTTTCTTCGCCGGAACCGTCATCACAACCATAG GATATGGTAACATTGCTCCCAGCACTGAGGGCGGGAAGATTTTCTGTATCCTATATGCAATATTTGGCATCCCTCTGTTTGGGTTCCTGCTAGCCGGTGTGGGGGACCAGCTAGGGACCATATTCGTGAAAAGCATCGCCAAGGTGGAGAAAATGTTCAGA caTAAACAGAACCAGATCAGCCAGACCAAGATCCGAGTGGCCTCCACGTTACTCTTCATCCTGGCGGGTTGTATCCTCTTTGTCACCATTCCAGCGGTCATCTTCAAACACATAGAAGGCTGGACTGGACTGGAGGCCATCTACTTTGTTGTTATCACCCTGACAACTATTGGAATAGGAGACTATGTGGCAG GAGGGGACCGGAGGGTCGTGTATCGTAATTGGTATAGACCACTGGTGTGGTTCTGGATTCTGGTGGGGTTGGCCTATTTCGCTGCTGTTCTGAGCATGATTGGTGACTGGCTGAGGGTCTTGTCCAAGAAAACAAAAGAGGAG GTCGGAGAGATCAAGGCCCACGCGGCCGAGTGGAAGGCCAACGTGCGAGCCGAGTTCCGGGAGACGCGGCGACGCCTGAGTGTGGAGGTCAGCGACAAGCTCCAGCGGACCGCCACCATCCGCAGCATGGAGCGGCGCCAGCTGGGCCTGGACCAGTGGGCCGTCTCCACGGACATGCTCTCCCCGGAACGCCGTGCCGCCTTTAACAGTCTGGACACCAACCCCTACAAGACCTCGTCTCAGGAGAGCATCGACATGAAACTCAACAACCTGCGTCTAAGGGGGGCAGAGTGTGATCCGCGCCGGTCCGAAAGTGTGGCCTCCTCAGACGACAACATCTTTAATCGCCTGGGTTCCGTCACCAAGCTGGCCAAGAGAAACAAGAACCGCGAGCTGAAGAAGAATATCCCAGATGAGCTACAATGCAGGCCCTTTAGTACTCCGCCTATGGAGAtggggaagaggaaggaggaagaggaggaggaggaggaggaggaagatgaggggtTAGACAAAAAGTTCAACACCAGCATGTCCGATCTGCCGCTGTTTGTCGAAGTGTGCAAGCCCCAGAATGGTTTCACAGTACCATTCATACCACTACAGACCAAAGAAAAAAAGACTGAGGGGGAAACACTTCAACTTGAAGAAAAGGAGCTGCGTATCCAGATGGATCCTTAA